The Sphingobium sp. JS3065 genome includes a region encoding these proteins:
- a CDS encoding endonuclease/exonuclease/phosphatase family protein, whose translation MKTVRVASYNIRKAIGTDRRRVPERVIDVLNELDADIIALQEADRRFGVRSAALPPWLLESISPYRPVPLNVHADSMGWHGNAILVRKDVEVGPHDVLHLPCLEPRGATMAEVKMGETSLRIFGMHLDLSGLWRRKQAAAVIHAASSRDAMPTVLMGDLNEWSAERGCLADFARHYSFAPCGRSFHARRPVARLDRIMHCGQLKLTDCGVHESAAARKASDHLPIWAEFRLR comes from the coding sequence ATGAAGACCGTTCGTGTCGCAAGCTACAATATCCGCAAGGCCATTGGCACCGACCGCCGCCGGGTTCCGGAACGGGTGATCGACGTGCTCAATGAACTCGACGCCGACATCATCGCGTTGCAGGAGGCGGACCGGCGCTTCGGCGTGCGGTCGGCGGCGCTGCCGCCCTGGCTGCTGGAGAGCATCAGCCCCTATAGGCCGGTGCCGCTCAACGTGCATGCCGATTCCATGGGCTGGCACGGCAACGCCATATTGGTGCGCAAGGATGTGGAGGTCGGCCCGCATGACGTGCTGCACCTGCCCTGCCTGGAACCGCGCGGCGCCACCATGGCGGAGGTGAAGATGGGCGAAACGAGCCTGCGCATCTTCGGCATGCATCTCGACCTGTCGGGGCTGTGGCGGCGCAAGCAGGCGGCGGCGGTGATCCATGCGGCTTCCTCCCGCGATGCGATGCCCACGGTGCTGATGGGCGACCTCAACGAATGGAGCGCGGAACGGGGGTGCCTGGCCGATTTCGCGCGGCATTACAGCTTCGCGCCGTGCGGCCGATCCTTCCATGCGCGGCGGCCGGTGGCGCGGCTCGACCGGATCATGCATTGCGGACAGTTGAAGCTGACCGATTGCGGCGTCCATGAAAGCGCGGCGGCGCGCAAGGCGTCGGACCATCTGCCGATCTGGGCGGAGTTCAGGTTGAGATGA